The Nitrosococcus watsonii C-113 genome includes the window ACCCGATCAAGCACCCATAAACTGGATGAAATCGTTGCCGAGGCTCAGCGTAATCGGACTAAACGGGAACAGGGTTATAGAGAGAAGTCGCTGCGGATGTATCCCTGGATTTGTGGTCGGTGCAGACGGGAGTTTACGCGCGCTACGGTGCATGAACTTACTGTGCATCATAGGGATCATAATCATGACAATAATCCTGCTGACGGCAGTAATTGGGAACTATTGTGCCTTTATTGCCATGACAATGAACATGCCCGCTTTATTGATAGGGTAGACGGTGGAGCCCTGGATTCTCCTGCTGGAGAAAATCAGGCTGCCGGTTATAAAGCTTTCGCCGGGCTGGGAGAATTATTGAAAAAGAAGGAATGAGAAAGCGGCAGGATTAGCTTATTAAATAATGTCTCCTATTTAGGCTTTCCGCAGCAGCGCTTGTATTTCTTGCCGCTGCCACAAGGGCAAGGCGCGTTTTTCCCTTTATTGGTGTGCTGACCTACCTTGGCAATGGATTTGACTGCGCCGTCCAGATAATACCACCGTCCCTGTCCCTTGCGAAAACGGCTGATTTCATTAACAGCATATTCCTCACCTTCCAGTAAATAATAGGCTTTAAATTCAACAATTCCTTTTGTATCTTGGGCACCTCCTTTTTTCTTTTCCATAATTTCCAGGCGCTTCCACTGAGTGCCCTTTTTCGGAAAATCCACCCTTGGTGGCCGCTTGGTGGGCTCCCAAGTTTCCAATATATAAGCTTCATTTTCCATAGCAAAGGCTGTAAAGCGGGTACGCATGAGTATTTCCGCGGTAGAAGCATTTTTTTTGCCGGAATGGTAAAGCCCGCAGCATTCTGTATAAGGCATACCAGAGCCGCAGATGCAATCAGTAGTAAGCTGTTCCAATTGGGTTTCCTTTACTTTCCTGGATTGAAGCGGTGAGCATTGATGATACCGGGAAGCCTGGTGAGGCGTTTGAGCAGGCTGTTTAGCTGCTCGGTATCGTTTACTTCAATGGTTAACCGCATATGGGCCTGTCCAGAGGAGCGATCGCTGACCGTATTGATAGCGAGGATGTTAGTATCCGTTTGTGCCAGAAGGCGGGTAATATCCTGTAGCAATCCTTTACGATCTTCCGCTTGAATGGAGATATCCATGGAGTGGGCCTCTCCCATTGGGTGACGCCAAGCCACCTCCACCAGACGATTCTGGCGCTCTTGCGAGAGTTTAATAATATTGGGGCAATCGCGGCGGTGGATAGCGACGCCACTCCCCTGGGTGATATAGCCTGTAATGGGGTCACCGGGGATAGGGCTGCAGCAACGGGCTAGACGCGATAGCAAATCGCTGACTCCTAGTACGTGGATAGCATTTTCAGTTGTTGAGGAGGCCCTTGGGGGTGGGTTTGCCCCAAACGTTGGCGGGGGAGGTTCCGGCTGTTGTTCCCGGAGTGCTGTATTGAGCTGGCCAAGGCTGATATCACCACGTCCTAGCGCTGCCAGCAAGCTATCCGGACGGGGGTGACGAAACCGTTTGAGTAGTGGCGCTAAATCCACTTCCGTCAGCCTGAGCCGCTGCCGTTCCCGGTCCAGGAGAGTTCGGCCGCGGGCTGCGTGGAGGCTATGATCTTGCTGCTTAAACCAGCGTTGAATCTTGGCTCGGGCGCTCGGAGTATGGAGGTAACCTAAGCGCGGATTAAGCCAGTCCCGGCTAGGGGCGCCTTCCCGGGTAGTGAGAATCTCTACTTCCTGGCCACTGGCGAGTGGTTGGGTTAAAGTCACCATGGCCCCATCTACTTTGGCGCCCCGGCAGCGATGGCCGACCTCAGTGTGAATAGCATAGGCAAAGTCCAGGGGAGTTGCTTTTTCGGGTAAGTCGATAACGCGTCCCTGAGGCGTTAGAACATAGATGCGGTCATGGAAGGCTTCGGATTTGAATTGTTCAATGAGATCGGTGCTACTGGAGCCGGACTCATTCCGGTCCAAAAAGCTTCGAAGCCAGGCAACGCGCTGCTCAAAACCCGTATCCAGCGCCGCTCCTTCCTTATAACGCCAGTGAGAGGCTACTCCTAACTCAGATTCTTCGTGCATCTGCAAGGAACGGATCTGTATTTCCATGGGTTTTCCCTGTGGGTCAAGCACTGCGGTATGCAGGGAACGGTAGCCATTGGGTTTAGGGTGGGCGATATAATCGTCAAATTCCTCGGGGATGGGGGTCCAGAGTGTGTGTACTAGGCTTAGGGTCGCATAGCAATCTCTTACATCCACCACAATGACCCGGAAGGCATGGACATCAAATAGCTGATGGAAGGCTAGATTTTTAGCCTGCATTTTTTTCCAGATGCTGTAAAGATGCTTAGGGCGACCGCTGATTTGGCCCTGGATACCTGCCTGGGCGAGTGCTTCTTTGAGCTGTTCTTTCACCTGGATAATATATCGCTCACGGTCTACCTGTCGCTTATCCAGAGCCTTGGTTAGCCGTTGGTAAATTTGAGGTTGCAGATAGCGCAAAGCCAAATCTTCCAGTTCCCATTTAAGTTGCCAGATACCTAGGCGATTAGCCAGGGGGGCGAAGATATCCAGGGTTTCTTGAGCTAACGTTTGGCGAGTCGCTATGGCCGCATTGTTAGCGTTGCGCAGGCGATAGAGGTGATCGGCCAAGCGTACGAGGACGACCCGGGGGTCTTCCACAATAGCTAGTAACATCTTACGCAGTTTTTCAGCTTGAATCGGATCTTTTTCGCTATTATTACGGTAATGTTTTAGCACCGCCAGGCGTTCAGATCCTCGGAGTAGCCGCGTAATTGTCGGAGCCAAATTTTTGGTGACAATTTCCCGTTTAAGCAGTCCTGCTTCCATCGCTGGCAACAATAGTCCGGCAATTTGGGTCTCGGTATCCACTTGCAACTTCGCTAGCAATTCCACAATGGCGTCCCCCTGGACGATCAAAGACCTCACTTGGCTTTCATCATCAATTTCATCTGCTAGAAGCGCTCGGGCTTCTTCCAATTGGGAGGCAGACTGAGGGAGTAAATGATCACTGTGGCGTTGGGTTGAAATCATAGAGCAATATTTGGGGTTTTAATTAAACCTCTTGCCATTGAGCGGCTAACCGCTTAGGGGAGACTGGGTGCTTGGTCCCTAGTTCCTGGGCAAAAAGGGAGATCCTGTACTCTTCCAGTAGCCAGCGATAGGTTTCCAAGGCTGGAGATGGTCCGTTTTCCTGGTGCTGTATTGCCATTCTTTTCTCATAAGCTTGCCATAAAGGGGTAATTTCTGCTTGTCGTTGCTGATCTCGGTGGGGGTTTGCCTGCAGTTTTGCAAGTCGTAGCCTTATCCCTTTGAGATAGCGGGGAAGATGACTAAGCCATGCTGGCGGTGTCTGGTTAATAAAACCATGATAGACCAAATGGGCTAGTTGTTCCTTCATGTCACGAATGGAGGTTAGCCATACAAGGGGAAGATTGCCCTTTAGCTGCTTGGCGGCCTCGTGATATTCAGCCAGGATTTCCTCCACGAGATGACAGAGTTTATTGGCGGTGGCCATGAGTTCAGCGCAGCCTTTTTCCTTACGGGCCATAAATGCTTGCTTATTGCGAATGGGAGGGCGGTCAAGAATAAAAGTGCGGTCTATGACTCCCTGAATCAAGGCATCCTTGAGGCTTTCGCAAGAGGATTGGGAAGGGGTATTGCCCCCCCACGGCATGGCTGGGAGGCCCGTATAGTGCAAGCACATTTTCTGAATGCCTGGCAGATTTTTTCTTAAATATTTAATTTGCTGAGTCAATACCAGCATAAACAGACGCCGTAATCCCAAGCAGGTGAGTTCCTGCGCCGTCTCGGCTGAATCCATAATGACCAGGGAAACCGCGGTTCCTGTATCCTGCAATGCAGGATAACCCTTGAGTTTAAGCCCCTGGCGTTCTAATTCAATCTGTTCTGGTAGTTCGCCAAAATCCCATTGGGTGATCCCTTCACGGGTCAGTTCGTTATTATCCCAGCCCCGAAAGCTGCGCTGGGCTTTGCTGGCCCACTGTTGCTGTAGGATGGTCAAATCCCTGCCGGTAGCCAGCTCTTTATCCTTTTCATCCACTAGCCGGAAATTCATTTGCAGATGGCGTGGCAGCTCTATTTCTTGCCAGCAAGTAGCGGAGAGGGGGACTCCCGTCATGATTTGGAGGTGGCGAGCTAGCTTGTCTAGCAACGGGCCTTGTGCGGGAGATAAAGCGCGCATACAAGCCTCTGCAAAATCAGGCACGGGCACGAAATTACGGCGTAAACTCTTAGGTAGGGCTTTAATCAGACAAATAATTTTTTCTTTAAGCAGCCCTGGGACTAGCCATTGAAAACGGTTTGCTTCCAATTGATTGAGCACGGCGAGGGGGACGGTTAGCGTTACTCCATCCGCAGGATGGCCCGGTTCAAAGTGATAGGACAAGGTAAGGGGGAAACCTTTTACGGTTATTTGATCGGGAAAACGCGTTCCTGTTATCTCTTTTGCATCATGACGCATCAATTCTTCCCGGCTGAGGAATAATAGCCGGGGATTTTTTTTCTCCGCCTGTTGGCGCCACTGCTTAAAGCCAGTGCCGTTGTAGATCCCCGCTGGAAGCCGCTCCTCATAGAATTGATAGAGGCTCTGCTCATCAATAAGCACATCCCGTCGCCGGCTTTTGTGCTCTAGTTCTTCTATTTCTGCTACCAATTTCTGATTATGGCGGAAGAAGGGGGCCTGGGTATCATAGTCGCCATTAACCAGGGCCTCGCGAATAAAGATTTCCCGCGCCTCTTCGGGATGAATGGGACCATAATGAATCCGGCGCTTAGGGATCACCGTAAGACCGTAAAGGGTGATCCGTTCATAGGCTATTACCTGGGCAGGGCGTTTCTCCCAATGGGGGTCAAAATAACTGCGTTTAACGAGATGGAGGGCAAGAGGTTCAAGCCATTCAGGCTCAATCTTACTGGTGCAGCGGGCATAAAGCTGGGAGGTTTCCACCAATTCCGCCGCCATGATCCACTTGGGGCTTTTTTTAAAGAGGGCAGATCCGGGGAAGATCTGGAGCTTAATATTTCTTGCGCCCAGATAGTGATTTTTTTCTGATTTAGCAGCGATATTGCCCAGCAGTCCCGTGAGCAGCGCCCGATGAATAGCCTCGTATTCCGCTGCCACCTGATTGGGACGAAAGCCAAGTTGGGTGGCCAGTAGTTTGAGTTGTTGGTGGATATCGCGCCATTCCCGAAGGCGCAAGTAGGAAAGAAAATGCTCCCGGCAGTAAGCCCGGAGTTTATTCTGGGAAAGGCGTCCCCATTGGCGTTGCAAGTCCTCCCATAGTTTTAGATAAGAGAGAAAATCAGAGCGCTCATCCTGAAACCTGGAATGGGCTTCATCGGCGGCTTGCTGGGCGTCAAGGGGGCGTTCCCGGGGGTCCTGGATACTGAGGGCGCTGGCGATGATAAGTATTTCCCTAAGGCAATGAAATTCACCACCTGCCAACACCATGCGGCCAATACGAGGGTCAATGGGAAGTTGCGTCAGCCTTTGGCCTATAGGGGTTAAATTATGGGTCTTGTCTATAGCCCCTAATTCAGCTAGTAGCCGCAGACCATCATTAATCATTTTGGGGAGAGGGGGATCGAGAAAGGGAAAATCTTCCACCGCTCCTAACTGCAAAGATTTCATTTGCAGAATAACCGATGCCAGATTGGTTCGGAGGATTTCCGGATCGGTAAATTCAGGCCGGTCGAGGAAGTCTTCTTCGCTATAGAGGCGGATGCAAACCCCTGTCGCAATGCGGCCACAACGGCCTGCCCGCTGATTAGCGCTGGATTGGGAAATTTTTTCGATAGGCAAGCGTTGCACCTTGCTGCGCACGCTGTAGCGGCTCAGACGGGCCAACCCCGGATCCACGACGTAATGAATGCCTGGTACGGTTAAGGAGGTTTCCGCAACATTGGTTGCTAGCACGATGCGTCTTCCTGAATGGGGTTTGAAAACCCGATTCTGCTCGGCGGAGGAAAGCCGGGCATAAAGGGGCAGGATTTCAGTGTGGGGGGGATGGTGTTTGCGCAGGGCCTCGGCAGTCTCGCGGATTTCCCGCTCCCCAGGGAGAAAAACCAAAATATCCCCCGGACCCAGACGGGACAGTTGATCCACCGCATCTAGAATACCCTCGGATAAATTCCGCTCCTGGGTTGCTTGTTCGCCACAAAGGGGACGATAGCGGATCTCTACCGGATAAGTGCGCCCGGAAATTTCGATAATGGGCGCTTGGCTGAAATGCTGAGAAAAGCGTTCGGTATCAATCGTGGCAGAGGTGATAATAACCTTGAGATCAGGCCGTTTCGGCAGCAGTTGCTTGAGATAGCCCAGCAAAAAATCAATATTGAGACTGCGCTCATGGGCTTCATCGATAATGAGAGTATCGTATTGGTCTAGAAAGCGGTCTCCCTGAGTTTCAGCCAAGAGAATACCGTCGGTCATAAGCTTAATATAGGTACTAGGGCCAACCTGATCATGGAAACGCACTTTATAGCCTACGATTTGCCCCATATCACTGTTGAGTTCTTTGGCAATTCGGTTGGCCACAGTACGGGCCGCGATTCGGCGCGGTTGGGTATGGCCAATCATGCCCGCAACGCCCCGTCCCAGTTCTAAGCATATTTTGGGCAATTGGGTAGTTTTTCCAGAACCCGTCTCGCCACATAGAATAACCACTTGATGATTACGGATAGCTGTCCCGATTTCCTCCCGCCGTTCAACGACTGGCAAGGATTGCTCAAAAGCTGGTTTAGGTAATTGATTTTGGCGCTGTTCCCGCCACAGGCGGGAATCTTCGATGGCTTGGGTTAGGCGGTCTAAATTGTGGCTTGAATTTCCTTTAGTGAGTCGTTGCAGGCGCCGTTTTAGCCGATGTTGATCGCGCTGCATGCAGGAGGGAATTTTCGAGGCTAATATTTCTAGTTGCGGCTGCAAGATAATGGAACCCATTGTACCGAAGCTGAGAGTTTGCAAATTTCTTATTTTACTAAGCTGGTTGCTGTTAGCAAGGCGAACAGCCCTTAAAAAGGTATATAAATAGTTTATAAATCAAGAATTAATCGGCTACTTATTTTGAACTTGCTTTTACGTACTGGTCTAAATTAGTAAGGCACTGAGACAAGGTGAGGGAAAACGGTTAGATGTACTCATTAATTTTGTTAAAGGTGTAATTTATAGAATCTAATTCTTTGTTTTAGGTAGAGAAAATACATCTTTTATTTAGGTTGATCTTTCAGTTGAGATGGAGTAAGTAAGTCTTTTGAGTTAGCGCAATAACTGAGGGCAGGTTGAAAATAATGAGTGCCCTCACTTAGCGTTGCTTAAAGGAGGGTGCGCGGTCCTGCCTTCCACTGGCTAAAAGCCAGTGGAAGGCAGGACCGCGTATTAACATGGGGTTGGGTAAATAAGGACTTTTCTGCCAAGCCTATGGTTTTGTTGAGGACTAGTTCACTTATGAAGCATACTAATGTAAATCCCATTAAAAATAATAAAATAAATAAGGATAGTATAAAAGTCATTATTGGAGGCCCTCTTGGTATTCTTGCCTGGAGCGCATCAGCGGGGACGATGTTAATTATTTTTGTCTGGGGACTGGAGAAATCTGCACTTGCCGTGATAATTGTTAAAATGGTTTCATGGGGAATGTGGGGGATGGGGGTACTGCGAGAAAATTTAAAAAAACGTGTTTATTTATTAAATAAAACAAAAAAATCCTCCTTTCACCTTTCCTGGGGATTGATCTTTTGCTTACGCTCGATGGGTGAGCGGAAACGGCCTAGTTACCACGTGCTCTTGATGAGTTTGAGCTTTCACCGCGAGTGTCATGTTCCTGCTGAATATCATCTTTCCGAGCTTACTCATACCCATTTTCATTTACCAGAACCCAACCGTCGCTCTCCTAACCCCTCAAGTACCCCGAATTTATCACCAGAATAAGTTGCTCAGCCTATCAAAGTGCCTTGCCCTGGCTGGGGAATTACTGCTTGGTTCTAGATGTTAGGGGAAATGCCAAGATTAAATCGTACTTCAAAAGATAAAAAATATCTTCTCATGAAATCGGCAGGAATAATTGCTCAGGAACTCGGAATTCGGCCTGAACAGGCAAGCGCAGCTATACGCCTTTTAGATGGAGGTGCTACAGTGCCTTTTGTAGCCCGTTATCGGAAAGAAGCTACGGGAGGGATGGATGATACTCAGCTACGTTATTTGGAAGGCCGTTTAGCTTATTTACGTGAGCTTGAAGAACGTCGGGAGACGATTGTACGTTCCATCGAAAAACAAGATAAGCTAACTGCGGAATTAGAACAGCAACTTCTAGCGGCAATGAGCAAGACCGAGCTGGAAGACTTATATCTGCCCTATAAGCCAAAGCGCCGCACTAAAGCACAAATAGCTCGTGAAGCGGGACTTGAACCGCTCGCATTACAGTTACTGGAAAATCCGGAACTCGATCCAGAAGCAATGGCGGTGGATTATTTAAATCTGGATAAGGGTATCGAAGAGGTACCCGCAGCCTTAGAAGGTGCGCGGCGGATTTTAATGGAGTATTTTGCTGAGGAGGCTAGCTTGTTGGGCCAGCTCAGGGAGTATCTATGGAAAGAGGGTAAGCTGAGCGCTAAAGTACAGGATGGGAAAGAGGAACAAGGTCGTAAGTTCGCGGATTATTTTGAATATCAAGAAGCCATTTGCAAAATTCCCTCCCATCGGGCCTTGGCACTTTTTCGTGGTCGGAACGAAGGAGTGCTTAAACTAACCCTAGATACGCCGCCCGCTAGGGAGCAGAGAGAAGAACATCCCTGTGAATTCATGGTAGCCAGGCATTTCGGGATTGAGGAGCAAGGGCGGCCTGCCGATGCCTGGTTGCTGCAAGCTGTGCGCTGGGCTTGGAAAATAAAGCTTTATCCTCGTCTAGAAGCGGATCTTAAATTACGCCTGCGGGAGCAGGCAGAGGAAACGGCTATTGATGTCTTTTCCCGGAATTTGCGCAGCCTCCTATTAGCTGCTCCGGCGGGCTCTCGTCCAGTTTTAGGGCTGGATCCAGGCTTCCGCACGGGTGTGAAAGTTGCCGTCATCGATAAGACTGGGAAGCTACTAGAAACCGCCACGATCTATCCCCATCCACCCCAGAAACAGTGGGATGCTGCGATTAATACCCTCTCTAGCTTGCTACAAAAGCATGGGGTTGAATTGGTTGGTATCGGCAACGGTACGGCATCTCGGGAAACTGAACAGTTGGTGGCGGAGCTATTAAAAAAATTCCCGCAGTTTGAATTGCAAAAGCTGCTGATAAGCGAAGCGGGAGCTTCTGTATACTCTGCTTCCGCTGGCGCGGCTGAAGAATTACCGGATCTTGATGTCTCCTTACGAGGTGCTGTTTCCATTGCTCGCCGTTTGCAGGACCCGTTAGCGGAATTAGTTAAAATCGATCCCAAATCTATTGGTGTTGGCCAGTATCAGCATGATGTCAATCAGCCCCAATTAGGCCGGGCACTAGTGAGCGTCGTGGAAGATTGTGTTAATGCAGTGGGGGTTGATATCAACACGGCTTCTCCAGCCCTGCTGTCCTATGTATCCGGCTTTACTTCAACGGTAGCCCGCAACACTGTGGAATACCGCGATACGCATGGCCCCTTTGCTTCCCGCGAGGGTCTCAAGGAGATTCCCCGTTTTGGAGCGAAGACATTTGAGCAGGCGGCTGGCTTCCTGCGTATCAGAGGAGGGAATAATCCGCTTGATGCCTCGGCAGTCCACCCAGAAACTTACCCTATCGTGCAAAAAATCATGGAAGAAACTGGGCATGATATACATTGCTTGATTGGTCATACGGATTTTCTGAATTCCCTTGATCCGGCCTTATTCGTTGATGAGCAATTTGGCTTGCCTACATTTCAAGACATCCTCAGGGAACTTGAGAAACCAGGGCGCGATCCTCGTCCCGCCTTTAAAACCGCAGTATTTAAGGAAGAAATTCAAACGTTGGAGGATCTCAAGCCAGGAATGATCCTAGAAGGCGTGGTCACCAATGTTACTGCTTTTGGTGCTTTTGTGGATGTAGGAGTGCATCAAGATGGGTTAGTGCATATTTCCGCCTTGGCAGACCGGTTTGTCAAGGATCCCCATGAGATCGTTTCGGCGGGGGATATCGTGAAAGTGAAAGTTCTGGAAATTGATAACGTTCGCAAGCGGATTGGTTTAACCATGCGATTAGGCGAGATGGCAGAAAAACAATCATCCCAGCTTACAGCCAAAGAGCCCATGAAAAAACCTCGGCATAGTAAAGCTAAATTATCGCCGGCTGCTCAAGGAGGAGGGGTAATGGCAGAGGCCTTTTCACGGGCAAAAAAAAGCACTTAGTTTTTTATAAGTGCTTTTTAAGTTTTATTTCGCTGCAAGCAGCTTATAGCCGGGAGGAGAAAATACTACCCACTCTCACCAAAACTGGTCCGGCAAAGATTAAGTGCTGGCGCAAAATACCCGCAGGCTGCCTTAGCGTGACTTAGGTTATCGCTCTGACGAAGGACAGCCCTCCATCTGATAAATATAGTATCCGTGTTGCTTGATATGTTGCTGCACTTTGGGGTTAGCAGCTTCACTGTGGCAATAATTGCAAGATTCCTGTTGGACATCTTTTGTATGGATACCAATGCTTTCAAGCCATTCTTTGGCATATTGCCGTGCCAGTTCTCCCTGCTTGCCTGTAGGAAGAAACACATCGAAATGCAGCCGTTTGCCTTCTGTTGTCGTGACGTAGGTATCAAACACATCAATTTGCATGTAATGATTGCTCCATTTGTAAATAAATTGGCATTCGTTGCTTATAAGTCTAGTATCAATTATACGGAAATGTGCAATAGCAAGCTATATGGGGCGATATTTTCCTGCAAGGTCTTTTCCTGCTCAATTAAGTGATTTATTGCTGTAATTATAACAAATAATTATAATAAATAATTTTTTATTACTTTACATTATAAGGCGTGTTTGTTATTTTTCTGCCTTAATGAAGGCTTATCGCCGGAATCATCACGATTTTTTAGCAAGTCATAAGAATTACTTAGGAGACACTGACATAACTCGCCATGGGACACGATTTATTTAGTACTCAAAATAGTATTTTTACCGAAAAACAGGCGGAATATTTAAACCGCCTTATCCCTCAGCTTTCTCCTGAACAAATGACCTGGCTCAGCGGTTATCTTGCTGGTTTTAATGCGGCCCAGCAGGGAGCCGCGAGTGTGGTGCAGCCTACAGCAGCCCAGCCACTAACGGATTCTGGTACTGCTGCTCGGACTGCTACAGTATTATTTGGTTCTCAAACAGGCAATGCGGAAAAGCTTGCAGAAAAGCTGTGCGGCCAACTGTCCCAGGCAGGTTGTGTTCCTACATTACAAGATATGGGAAGCTACAAGCCTCGACAGTTGAAGCGGGAGAATTACCTTTTCGTGATCGTGAGTACTCATGGCGAGGGTGATCCTCCGGATAATGCCGAAGCATTCCATGAGTTTCTTCATAGTAAAAAAGCGCCTAAGCTGGATGGTCTTCAGTTTTCGGTTTTGGCGCTTGGGGATAGCAGCTATGAGTATTTTTGTAAGACTGGGCAGGACTTTGATACGCGCTTGGAGGAACTGGGAGGAAAGCGTTTCTCGCAGCGGGCAGACTGTGATGTGGACTACGATGATGCCGCTGATGCTTGGATGGATGGGATACTGCAAACGCTTTCCGAGCGGCTCGACACGCCGGCGGTAGCAGCCGTCAGCTCAACAGTAGCTACTCAGGCCATAGCTTCAAGCTATACGAGAAAAAACCCTTTTTCTGCGACCTTATTAGAAAACCTCAGAATTACGGGGCGGGGCTCTAGTAAGGACGTTCGACATATCGAGCTGTCCCTGGAAGGTTCGCAGTTTTCATTTGAGCCTGGGGATTCCCTGGGTGTTGTCCCGAGCAATTGTCCAGAATTAGTGGCTGAACTGATAGAGGTGTCAGGGCTTGATCCCCAGGCGATTGTTACCGATGGCAAGGGAGAGAGCAGCACGTTGGAAGACGCTTTGTCTCATGGCTATGAAATCACTACGATTACCCGGCCATTCCTGGAAAAATATGCTACCTTTGCTGAGTCACGAGAACTTGGCAGGCTGCTACAAGAAGAAAATCGGTCGCAACTTCGAAATTTCATCTATGGCCGGGAAGTCATTGATGTTATTCGTGGTTTTCCTTTGCCTGGAATCACGGCCGATCAATTTGTCGGTTTGCTGAGAAAGTTGCCACCACGGC containing:
- a CDS encoding assimilatory sulfite reductase (NADPH) flavoprotein subunit — translated: MGHDLFSTQNSIFTEKQAEYLNRLIPQLSPEQMTWLSGYLAGFNAAQQGAASVVQPTAAQPLTDSGTAARTATVLFGSQTGNAEKLAEKLCGQLSQAGCVPTLQDMGSYKPRQLKRENYLFVIVSTHGEGDPPDNAEAFHEFLHSKKAPKLDGLQFSVLALGDSSYEYFCKTGQDFDTRLEELGGKRFSQRADCDVDYDDAADAWMDGILQTLSERLDTPAVAAVSSTVATQAIASSYTRKNPFSATLLENLRITGRGSSKDVRHIELSLEGSQFSFEPGDSLGVVPSNCPELVAELIEVSGLDPQAIVTDGKGESSTLEDALSHGYEITTITRPFLEKYATFAESRELGRLLQEENRSQLRNFIYGREVIDVIRGFPLPGITADQFVGLLRKLPPRLYSIASSYQANPDEVHLTVAVVRYQSHGRSRKGVATTFLSERVSEDGTVPVYVDSNKNFRLPEDPNAPLIMIGPGTGVAPFRAFLEEREIIGATGKNWLFFGDRHFHTDFLYQREWLDYRKKGLLTRIDVAFSRDEEKKTYVQHRMLENSRELYAWLEEGAYFYVCGDAEYMAPDVHEALLAIVEKEGCVSREKAVEYMRDLQQGRRYQRDVY